Proteins from a single region of Anomalospiza imberbis isolate Cuckoo-Finch-1a 21T00152 unplaced genomic scaffold, ASM3175350v1 scaffold_53, whole genome shotgun sequence:
- the LOC137467178 gene encoding olfactory receptor 14J1-like, protein MCYDRYVSICKPLHYGTLLGSRACAHMAAAAWASAFLYSLLHTANTFSLPLCHGNALGQFFCEIPQILKLSCSHFYLRELGLLAVSACLAFGCFVFIVFSYVQIFRAVLRIPSEQGRHKAFSTCLPHLAVVSLFLSTIMFAYLKPPSISSPSLDLSVSVLYSVVPPALNPLIYSLRNQELKAAVWTLMMSGWFQKH, encoded by the coding sequence atgtgctacgaccgctacgtgtccatctgcaaacccctgcactacgggaccctcctgggcagcagagcttgtgcccacatggcagcagctgcctgggccagtgcctttctctattcactgctgcacacggccaatacattttcgctgcccctgtgccatggcaatgccctgggccagttcttctgtgaaatcccacagatcctcaagctctcctgctcacacttctacctcagggaacttgggcttcttgcagttagtgcctgtttggcatttggttgttttgtgttcattgttttctcctatgtgcagatcttcagggccgtgctgaggatcccctctgagcagggacggcacaaagccttttccacctgcctccctcacctggctgtggtctcctTGTTCCTCAGCACTATTATGTTTGCttacctgaagcccccctccatctcctccccatccctggatctgtcagtgtcagttctgtactcggtggtgcctccagccctgaatcccctcatctacagcctgaggaaccaggagctcaaggctgcagtgtggacactgatgatgtctggatggtttcagaaacattaa